A single Dermacentor variabilis isolate Ectoservices chromosome 9, ASM5094787v1, whole genome shotgun sequence DNA region contains:
- the LOC142558548 gene encoding uncharacterized protein LOC142558548: protein MFGLPSSRRWSPVLLTVVLLHAWPVALDGATDLNQAQLRLVADRLKLDQCRSLVESLRSSEDYALDHTPDGHAESHALSCYRLLELWNRQRPANSTFHALLVRLQELGHRDLADDLARVVYGEKVLAVKANFLSDPFRRVHATQPSSRRAPCPGRCNQKE, encoded by the exons ATGTTCGGCCTCCCCTCTTCCCGGCGCTGGAGCCCCGTACTCTTGACGGTCGTGCTTCTGCACGCGTGGCCAGTCGCCCTCGACGGGGCGACCGACCTGAACCAGGCCCAGCTTCGGCTCGTGGCCGACAGACTGAAGCTGGACCAGTGCCGCAGCCTCGTCGAGTCACTGCGCTCCTCCGAGGACTACGCCCTCGACCACACGCCGGACG GTCACGCGGAGTCGCACGCGCTGTCCTGCTACCGGCTGCTGGAACTGTGGAACCGGCAGCGTCCGGCCAACAGCACCTTCCACGCGCTCCTCGTGCGGTTGCAGGAGCTCGGACACCGGGACCTGGCCGACGACCTAGCCCGCGTCGTGTACGGCGAGAAGGTCCTCGCCGTCAAGGCGAACTTCCTGTCAGACCCATTCAGGCGAGTGCACGCGACGCAACCGAGCTCACGCCGCGCCCCTTGCCCCGGGCGATGCAACCAGAAAGAGTGA
- the LOC142558193 gene encoding uncharacterized protein LOC142558193: MASASSRTPKCGNVPVHADPKYKKSSGHRCVVFGCQNNQRKRSRLLSAVCEVHNTRRESCRCGVFSLHRFPSATKNDKLRHRYIAAVNRKNYQPSENARVCSEHFLDKPTEQNPAPVLRLGYNKKVVKGWRLLIRQSNDLASWLPNVADPVVTMTNKTKLKVQRTMFCVF; the protein is encoded by the exons ATGGCTAGCgctagctctaggactccaaagtgcggaaatgtgcccgttcacgcggatcctaagtacaagaagtcatctgggcatcgttgcgtcgtgtttggatgccaaaataaCCAGcggaaaaggagcaggttgcttagcgctgtttgcgaagtgcacaatacacgtagggaatcgtgccggtgcggtgttttcagcctgcaccgatttccatccgcaacgaagaatgacaagctgcgccaccggtatatagctgcagtgaataggaagaactaccaacccagtgaaaatgcacga gtttgctctgagcactttctggacaagcccactgagcagaatcccgcgccggtgcttcgccttggctataacaagaag gtggtgaagggctggcgtctgctaatcaggcagtcaaacgacctcgccagttggttgccaaacgtggccgacccagtagtgaccatgacaaacaagaccaaactgaaagtgcagaggacaatgttctgcgtttTTTAA